Within the Epinephelus lanceolatus isolate andai-2023 chromosome 22, ASM4190304v1, whole genome shotgun sequence genome, the region atatatatatatatatatatatatatgtgtgtgtatatatatatatatatatgtgtgtgtatatatatatgtgtatatatatatatatgctgtaTGATGGGTGTGTGCTGAAGCACTACTGCAAATAACACCTGGCTGTAAATTCCTGCAGGTGAAAGATGAAGTGGAGGCACATGGCTGCAAAGCTGCGCTACGGAAGTACGACCACTATTCTGTGAAGGTAAATCACAACATGATGTGCACACACTGAAGTACACACTGAGTCTGGAACACACAACTGTGTGCTGTGGAAACAAATGATGTGAGCTCTAGAACAATTCAAGGTAAAGGGACCTTCCCATACATGGTGCTGGCTGGACGCTGGTTGGGAAAGTAGAGAACCAGTAACTTCCTGTTGCCTGTAGGTGGAGCTGTGACCATGAGTCagtattgacatgtagatgtccTCGGGCCTGGACCCTTATCAGGAATGAGAAATGTGGTTCAGATTGGACAATGTACAGTTGAGTTTAaacaattttctttttcatggtgAAAGGCAAATCGTCAGAGGATCAAGATCAAACATTACAATAGCGTCCTAGCACTGTTTGTTGCTTGTGATATAATTATGTTTAAATGAAGGCTTGAACATCAAATGTagaaaacatttgtttgttgttttacaggAGTATCTGAGAGAAGAAGGAGGTCTAAGTCCAGAGGCAGTGAGGATGATCGGAGACCTGCTTAATGAACAGAGCCTTATGCACCTGGCGCTGACTGAGATGATCTACATCCAGAGCGACGTCAGCGACACCACCACGTACGATTGTTTGATTTACGCATTTGTACTTTTACATTTGTCCAAGAACATGTTAAGTTTTAGTTCAGGGCCAAAGTATACAGTCATCAGACCACATCTCATAGCAGAAGCTTTTAGACCTGTGACGGAGAAAAGATGCAATGAATCGTTCAAATAGGAAAAAGAACGCACACTTTCATTGTGTTGCACTTGTTCGTACACGTGAAAGCTGAAAGTTATGTGAACAATGATGAGAAGAAAAAGTTGAAACCTTATCTATTTCCTCATCTCTGCACAAATGAACGATCAGCATTCTTGCCGCGTTGTCCGTAGACACAGAATTCCAACCTTTGGAAAAGTTTGGGTGGAGAAGGTTCGACCATCCAACATGCACTTTGTCTGCAGCATGCTGATgccaaaaactaaactgaaaacatcTTTATAACTCTTCCTTGTTTCCAGATAAATTACTCTAGCACACTTGCTACAGACACGTGCACAGACTTTGCACATTGGAGACCTGAGAGCAGCATTAAATGCTTCTGTTTTGGGACAAACTTGGTTTATAGACAGTTTTACTGCTTTGGTTTCTCTCAGTTTTTGCTATGACGCAgttctgtgtttatttattaatctttATTGAAGCAAAGGTTTGGCAGGAAGATCAGTCTTTAGCTTAGCTTGATTACAACAACCTGCTTTTTATGGCCTATTAGTCATGTCTGCCAAGAAGCAAAGAAAGCAGCTGGCAGTGATAAACTGGTTAAAGATGATGTGTCATTGGCTCAGGGTGATTGGAACGCCAGTGGGTCTGAGTGTTGTTGGCATCACACAATACATACAAACCTTCTGTCACATATGTTCCCAATTCATTGAAGCTAaaactgtgtctttgtgttttgaaGGTACGACGAAGTGACTGGTGGGTCTGATCTCCTGACCAATGCTTTTCTCACAGTCCTTGACGTCCCCATCTTCCTCAACTCCAAGGTCAAACGTATCAGCCAATCGGATAAAGGTGTGATTGTATCGTACCAGACAGACCACCAGTCCTCTTTGACAGACGTCTCTGCAGACATCGTCCTGGTAACGACCACAGCCAAGGCAGCCCTCTTCATCGACTTTGATCCACCTCTCTCCAACCCAAAGACGGAGGCACTGAGAGGGGTCCACTACGAAAGCTCCACCAAAATCGTCCTCACCTTCAGCAGGAAGTTTTGGGAAGATGACGGCATCCGAGGAGGAAAGAGCATCACTGACAGACCCTCTCGTTTTATCTACTACCCCAGCCACAGTTTCCTGACCAACGATACCATCGGCGTCCTCCTGGCCTCCTACACCTGGTCTGATGACTCCCTCCTCTTCCTAGGTGCCAGTGATGAAGACCTGAAAGAGCTGGCTCTGAGAGATTTGGCAAAGATCCACGGCAAGCACATCAAGTCTCTGTGCACAGGGGTGGTGGTGAAGAGGTGGAGCGATGATCCTTACAGCCTGGGCGCCTTCGCTCTCTTCACACCTTACCAACATTTAGAGTACTCTAAGGAGCTGTTCAGACATGAAGGCAGGGTGCACTTTGCTGGTGAACACACGGCCTTCCCTCACGCCTGGATTGAGACCTCTATGAAATCTGCCATCAGAGCTGCAGTCAACATTAACAAAGCATCAGCTGGAGCTCAACACCGTGACGAACTGTAGAATCTTTAATCCAGCACTTTTTCTTGGTTGCTTCATGAGCACAGGTGCACAGAAACAACTTTATCTGttcctgtatctgttcaaccaacaaaacaatctgtctctgtatctgtattCAGATATAcaactcaaatacacacacacaagaaaatgataataataactgtTTACATTAATAAGTCACTACTTTTTAAGCACTGACAAACCAAAGCAAGTTTTGCTGACCGATAAAAGGGGTTACTCTCACTCTTTTACATGATTTGTTTTCTACTGTTCTCTTTAGATTTATACTATGAGGAAGAAGaagctaaatatatattatatacgaAGTCCCAAACTAAAAACTGTGTACACACACTGCTGTTCATAACTCAGTTTCATATTTGTTATTTATctcattttctaaaaatgttttaatctaTTAAATGTTTTTCCTATTTTCCATTAATTTTCTTCATTATTCCATAAATTAATTTCTTTGACTCATATACATGTCTTTGTTTTGCACATGCTCtcgtctttgtttttgttaacaTGTAAGTTCGTCTTCGTTCATAATAACTCACTGTGATTTGGATCTAGTCTGGAGGTTATGAATCAATTGATGCGCAGATATGTCAGTCACGGCTTTGTTCCCCTCAAAGAAAGAGCAATATTCGCATTCGAGTACATGCCTGCGTAGGAGTCGTCAAATACCATCACTTTGTTAGCGActtcagcgtcagacaccaacagcGAAAGCTTCCATTCATGTTGTTACGATACACCAGCGGCTAGCCAGACAGACTGTGTCAGTTCATAACGTGACAGGGCGGCTCTGGTTGTGTCTGCTTGATGTTCTTCTGCACAGCGTCACTTTGAAATGCCACTTGTGATGACACAGTGTGGAGCTGAAAAGTCCCTTTAGGGTAGGCGGGTGATGGATGGAAGGATTTCACCTTggaggccagtgttcgcttcctgtgtgaatgtagagccaaaccatagtgtttttttgctaaacctaaccacgtgcttttgttgacgtcccatcccagaacatcaaaaGCAGATGCTGAAggatagtagtagtagtttatTCGATCGCATATGCGCATGTGCAATTGGACACCCAAAGAACCACACACTAATAAATCAAAAAAGAGTAGGCTGAAGCTATCAAGCTTACGTATGCCGACCCTTCAAAGCTATTGAGCATTATCACCCccaaaaattattttcataGACCCTTTAAACCTTGATGTCATCAATACTTGCTTCAACCAGTGTATTTGGTTGAATCGATCTCTTTCCAAACACTATAAAGTTGGTCTTACTAATGTTTAGAGAGAGTTTGTTACAATCAAACCATAATTTCAGTTTAACCAACTCAACCGAGACATCGTGCAACAACTGGTTTAGATTCTGCCCAGTACAAACTATGCTAGTGTTGtcagcaaaaataacaaaatttaaCATACTAGAAACTTTACACACGTCATTAATATGTAACATGAATAATTTTGGTCCCAGTATTGATCCCTGTGGCACTCCACAGATTATATCTAGACATGTTGACCTGTGCGCACCTATTTGTACAAACTGTTGTCTGTTTTCAGTGTAGCTTTTGACCcaactaagccccgcccctctgATGCCATACCGTTCCATATTGCATAGTGCTTATTTTCTGTTGAATTACTTAGTTCCTCCAATACTTCCATCAGTGCCATTGAAGTAGATCTGTTGGTTCTAAAGCCGTATTGGCTGTCTATAAGTAAGTGATGCTTTTCAATAAAACTATCCAGCCGTTCCACAAAGAGTTTCTCCAAGACTTTCAAAAAGTACCCAATCTGAATGATAGATTGCAGATGTAAATTAGAGGGTCAGCAATATTGCTTGTAACTTTCTTTATCAAAATCATATCAGTCCCATTCCAGTCTAGAGATGTTTTGCTCTTGAATCTGTTCACTGTGtcaattatttcattttttgtaacTTCTCACAAAAAGAGGCTGGActctggtggtggtgatgagatgagatgaagagggagctgaggctTATGCAGCAGCTTGAGTGATGACTGTCTCTGACATCAGTCGATAGTATGTGAACCACTCACTTCTGTCGCAAGAACCAGTGCTCAGAGTACTCCTCTGCAATAAAGAGGTGATACTGCACATTACTGTGAGCTTTGTCGCCCTCTGCTGACAACTTGTAGGCATTACCGTTACATTAAATAGAGCTCTGTGGTTTTCAAACCCGCCACTCATAACTTATCACACTTTGCTGGAAACTTCTGACAAAACTTTTCTGCCGTAAATGACCAGTTAAGGGACACAAAGCTTTATGTGCTGCATGAGTCAGGAGTCACTCAGTCAGTATCACACACCAGTAAAACACACTGATATCTGCCAATGAACTAAATCCACAAAAACCAAGGCACAGGAAATGGCTCCCATTAAGATAGCTTTTATTTTAGTGTATGTAGCAATACACACCTGGACAAATggtacacagagagagaaagagctggCAAGGGACAGATTAAGAAACCAATCTGTTATTAAAGAGTTGTGTTCAAACCAAAATTTTGAAATTTGTAGGCCCAAATCTACAGTGTGCCCCTGGACTACTTAATTTAGGTCacctgtagtaacagtagtacaAGCAGCAGCTGTCATTATTAACAACATTGAAGAAGAACGCACATAAAAAAGCACGAGTAACAATGAAGCaataaattaaacacaaaatacCAACAGATATATTCATCAAAGACGTGCAAGCTGAAGCATGATGCCCGCTCAGTGGTTGGCCCTCTCGGCCCTGCTGGGCTTGGTTGTCTTTTTCCAGTTTGTTTTCAGGATCCTGGAGAAGGTGTCCAGGGAGTATCTATCACTATGTTCTGGCACTTCATTCAGTctcaacaggaaaaaaaatagtaaataaaaGTCACGAAAACCTTTGTAGTTCCTCTTTCTACTGCTCACCGATCACCAACTAAATacaacttcaaaataaaacccctAATTTGCTGAGTAAGATGTAAAAATATGGCCGATGTTGAGGTTAGCGTctccctggttccctcgtcaaaaggCCAGTGGGATTTTTCTATTGGCTTCTGGCTCATTGCAGAAAATAATCTCTGTGACAGATGAACATACTGACAGGTTTTGTCCACCAAGATAATCTTCACTAATTGACACCACGTTATGACTTTTTGGAGCCTAATTGCAATTTCCAGAAGtaagaagctaacgttaggctataaacgacCTAcgccacggtcacatgacttaacgtctccaccacaatgaggctgtaaaTTCATGTTGGCTGTGATGACGTTCTggagtctcatttagccacttgttagcttTTTTCAGACACAGAAAGGTTTCTAAATTCACAAGCCTCAGACACCGAACCAAAAACCCACCGACTTTTGATGAGGTTACCGGGCGTGGTAAAATAccaactcatttctgggttttaagACTCGTTCTTCTATTTCCCCTCAGCAGCTCTCCTTCTCCGGATacaggaacaaaataaaatcacaaaaatcacacatgaaagaatttctcacacttgtatacactcattcctctttaagttcattccagtcacatgctcgtttccttgcccttctggcgccatGACGTATGTAGCgcacatagcaacgggctgagatagagcagtcggactcgttgcactcaccggtttccattcaccACAGCACagtcttctacctcccttcttcgaccttctacctccctcctcctcctcaacagacgaagcattagcagaacaaggttgttgtcgtactgctgcttcaagaatatgaGCAAAACACaaccgaaaaaggcactaagaacggcgtcgtcaagcatcttgttatctggagcgaggactacagtgttttcttccagtaaacacgtaacatccgcctcgccccctatccaatcagaaaccttccctgccccaaaccttgcatggacccgaataaaggtgtaaactacctggaaaaactttaattcagaatgatttcattcagatttatttcattcagaatgagaagccatcatgtaaccgcacccagtgTTTGCTTTCAGCAACTCAGGTTCTGGAGGGTCCCAGCCGACTGTATCCTCTTGCAGGACTGCAGTCGCCACCTCGACCCTCTGAATATTCGAGTCATCGAGAACAGACTGTATCCGCGTCCATAGCATCCTCTACGCTCATATTTTGGAATGCTATTTACGCTCTTGGAAGCATAGCTAGTTTGCAATACAAGCAAAGATAAGATGGAAGTTCTGTCTTTAAGTGCCATCTAGGgcacgggaactgcccattggttcgacatcccattgttccgaccataataaactcattgttccgaagtctgttccgaaatcatcatgatgccctgtggttaaggtctggttaggtttaggcacaaaaaccacttggttagggtcaggaaaagatcatggtgtgggttaaaatgaaaaagaaagtgacaaacacataagccgtgagtctgctccgcctcaagccggtcacggcgcaccatacgcccgccgcgagccgttcagcaccgcggacagtcggactaatgggtggcgaaccaatgacatggacccctagGGCACGCCCCCTGGCTACCCTGAGGTGAATCCAAGCAGAGATACCTCGTAGTTCTTCCTTGTTTCAATTCCATCACTGCCGCGTTCAGTAAAGGTGCTGgatgcaggaaaaacaacaggTTTTGTAGCTGGTGAACTCTTTCTGGGTCAATATAGCAGGCACTGAGGATTTTATTGCTTCAGTTGGCAACATTTACTATCAAACTTCATCGGACGTCCACATAACTTAGCATTCCCTTTTAGCCAGTTGTGTAGTgatagttgatgaggtgggtgtggttACCAAAGAGGAAGTGAGTAAACTCTCCTTTACATTTCAAAGGCTTTTTGCATAATGAGTGGCTATGCTGTAAATggacacaaaaagaggtggtTACAGCCCGTGTACCTGCGTGTAGCCTCCACCACACCACTGCTTTTAGCTTATCAGATCTACCCTTTTCACATGGCCTATTCTCATATGCAACCCTTTCACTCCTACGCTGAGgctatacaaaaacaaaacagaaacaaactcaAAGTTCCAAAAGGTTCTCACTTGATTATCTGCTTAGCATATGTTtgcaacctttaaaaaaaacaaacaaaacactcttTTTAATTTTGCAAAGTGAACGACCAACCCGTTTCTATcctgaagtcgtcaaataccactgctttgtcagtgatgtcggcgtcagacaccaacacaaAAGGTCTCTGACACCGCTGTACGTTATGATGCAGGACAGCATCAGTTAGAAACAAAGCGGTAACAACATCATACtgtataaggagctggaaagtacACTGAAGGTTACCTAGCGGGTAATATGTAGATGCAAAAGTCCACTGATACAATGGTGATGTGCGACAACTCGGGATGAGAGCGTGTTGGAACTACACTTTCCACATAAGATTTTGTGCACATTATTCACAACAGTTTTAGAATCGACTCCATCGCAACATTTTAATTAAAGCATGCATGTTAATTAATGGTTGGTTAATTGGCAATAATCTGATTTTGcacaccaaaaatgaaaacTTGTCATCTCAAATGAGAGAATCTATAAAGTCAAATTAGTCGGTTCTGCTCATGAGTTATTTAATTGAGCAGTTTTCCTGCTCGGTGTAGAAACAGCAGAGGTAAAACCAAACTGCTGGGCAGTGTGAACCACAATCCAGATATCAGAATCACacaactgtcagtgtgtctcagCAGTAGCGAGTTGTTCAGAGCAATACAAACAAGGCATCCTACAAACGAAAACCACAGCACTGCCGTTATGGCTGCAATGGTGTGGAAAGGCCTCTGCTTTGGTTGATCCACCTGCTTCCTGTCCCTGCCCACCTCCCCTGGCCCAGGACAAAgcagcacacagaggacacgaAGGCTGCAGAAAGACACCACCACTAAAGAGACGACCAGTAAACAGAAATGTAGGACATACAGAAAATTTCTGTGAACAGTTACAGCGCTCCACACCAAGCTCAGCAGCCAAACACATCCAATGCTGATATTTCGTATCTTGATCCCACCTGACTGCCTCAGCCCCATGTAGGTGATGGGGTGGACGACAGCCAGGTATCGCTCCACACAGGTCAGGAGGTGAAAACATGTCTGTCCAGGGAAAGCCATAGAAGACAGATAAGCCCCCACAATCACCACCTCAGAGACTTCAGTGTAGATGCCACAAAAGGCAACTGTGCCCCCAAATGCATAGATCAGCTCAATCGCAGCCATGTGATAGGTGAAGATGTCGGAGTGGCTGGTTGTTGAGAAGGAGCGCTGCTGCCGCCATCGTTGGTGACCCAGGTAGAGGACGAGGATgaagagaggggggaggaggatcTTTGTGGTGTTGAAGGTGACGGAGATGTACAATCCAGCTGAGACGTCCATGCAGTacatggaggaggaagaggcgtTGACCAGCATATCAGTTTGCATTGTATTGCTTCAGTGGAGAaaagagagatgagaggaaCATAAATACgttaacagaaacaaaaagacaagaTTGATTGAAGGGATTCAGAACTACAACTCAATGCACAGATTGTGTCCGTAGTCCCAGcaaatacatttgttttaatattgtgGATTATTTATTAGCATGTGTGACTCCATGCTGAGCCTAACCTTCACTAGCTGAGCACAGCTAGCCTGCCGAAATGTTCCCATTGTGACTCATCTGAAGGCTTTCATGTGTAAAAGTAGGCAGCTCATTGATGCTCACATTCTCTTTGGAATGAGAAAATtgaaatggaaaatggaaattaatgaaaaatgatTAATTTATTATGAAAAAGTCTCGAGGTGAGGTTTTGTTTCAATGTTAATGTTTGTGTAGTAGCAGAAAAATTGCCTGCTCTaacaaaataaagtgatttgtTGCCTTATCATGAAGAGTTTCTTGTTAGAAGATGAATCATTTGGTagattaaaaaatgttgtttcaaaGAGTTTCATACAAGAAAGACTGGAAGTCCATTTCCGCccgattaagaaaaaaaaagacgtgTTAGgattgacaaaaaaataaaaatctagcCACAGCAAGTTAAAATAATGACAACATACCTTACTGAAGTGATTCTCTTCATAAAATTAAACTTCATTAAAATAAAGATGGTGATGGTAAATGATGATGTTTAGAAACCTGGACAGTGTTGAATGATCTCAGTGGACAAACAATAATTTTatg harbors:
- the LOC144459911 gene encoding uncharacterized protein LOC144459911 gives rise to the protein MQTDMLVNASSSSMYCMDVSAGLYISVTFNTTKILLPPLFILVLYLGHQRWRQQRSFSTTSHSDIFTYHMAAIELIYAFGGTVAFCGIYTEVSEVVIVGAYLSSMAFPGQTCFHLLTCVERYLAVVHPITYMGLRQSGGIKIRNISIGCVWLLSLVWSAVTVHRNFLYVLHFCLLVVSLVVVSFCSLRVLCVLLCPGPGEVGRDRKQVDQPKQRPFHTIAAITAVLWFSFHSHSLCKKPLKCKGEFTHFLFGNHTHLINYHYTTG
- the LOC117246507 gene encoding L-amino-acid oxidase-like gives rise to the protein MDPHVVRWNLLSVSVLLLTLYLSNTTTAVSMKEHLADCLNDTDYPKLMHTIQNGLPRTHNSHHVVIVGAGVAGLTAAKLLQDAGHKVTILEASDRVGGRVMTYRDETDGWYAELGAMRIPSYHHIVRWFTQELGVKLNPFIMEDLNTYYLVHGLLKRTYAVKANPDILKYKLRNSERGKSPDKLLQRALQKVKDEVEAHGCKAALRKYDHYSVKEYLREEGGLSPEAVRMIGDLLNEQSLMHLALTEMIYIQSDVSDTTTYDEVTGGSDLLTNAFLTVLDVPIFLNSKVKRISQSDKGVIVSYQTDHQSSLTDVSADIVLVTTTAKAALFIDFDPPLSNPKTEALRGVHYESSTKIVLTFSRKFWEDDGIRGGKSITDRPSRFIYYPSHSFLTNDTIGVLLASYTWSDDSLLFLGASDEDLKELALRDLAKIHGKHIKSLCTGVVVKRWSDDPYSLGAFALFTPYQHLEYSKELFRHEGRVHFAGEHTAFPHAWIETSMKSAIRAAVNINKASAGAQHRDEL